From Rutidosis leptorrhynchoides isolate AG116_Rl617_1_P2 chromosome 3, CSIRO_AGI_Rlap_v1, whole genome shotgun sequence, a single genomic window includes:
- the LOC139901814 gene encoding sodium transporter HKT1-like has protein sequence MSPSSNMREYEIYQGEMEKEDRFSYSAKHQKKSKKLKGFVALKTLDFKNSSFKPNNVDLFFTAVSAVTVSSMSTIEMEVFSNSQLIVLMLLMFIGGEVFVSMIGLHFKKLKHKFMTNDFGCNQDNIELGFELNDLKDIPSKSFDQNDLMNRAIRSLGYVILCYILIVHFIGYILVYIYITIIPSARTILINKGLNRHTFSLFITVSTFANCGYVPTNENMVIFKKNSGFLLILVPQILLGNTLYPVVLRFLLLILEKITKRVELGYILKNSKEMGYGYLLSTVRTIHLFMTVFGLILVQLVVFCILEWHNMDAMDGLSSYEKTVGSFFQVVNARYAGEAVFDLSKISPAILVGFIGLMYLPPLTTYSPVQDKENRQTREQKKSFVEYILFSQLTYLFIFTILICMSERRKMDADPINFSVLNIAFEVFSAYGNVGLSTCYSCQRQINSVGHCKEAWYGFAGRWSKNGKYLLILVMFVGRLKNFNKNGGRFWNLS, from the exons gttttgttGCTTTAAAGACTCTAGATTTCAAAAACTCGTCGTTTAAACCTAACAACGTCGATTTGTTCTTTACAGCCGTGTCCGCAGTGACAGTTTCAAGCATGTCAACAATTGAAATGGAAGTGTTTTCAAATAGCCAACTCATAGTTTTGATGCTTCTTATGTTTATTGGAGGTGAAGTTTTTGTGTCTATGATTGGACTTCATTTTAAGAAGTTAAAACATAAATTTATGACAAATGATTTCGGTTGTAATCAAGATAATATCGAGTTGGGTTTCGAGTTAAACGATTTAAAAGATATTCCAAGTAAATCTTTTGATCAAAATGATTTGATGAACAGAGCAATTAGGAGTTTGGGGTATGTGATCTTGTGCTACATCCTAATTGTTCACTTCATTGGTTATATTTTAGTTTACATCTACATAACTATTATTCCTAGTGCTAGAACCATACTCATAAACAAAGGACTAAATAGACACACTTTTAGCCTTTTTATCACTGTCTCCACATTTGCAAATTGTGGTTATGTACCCACAAATGAAAACATGGTGATTTTCAAGAAAAACTCTGGCTTTCTTTTGATTTTAGTCCCACAAATTCTTCTTGGAAACACTTTATATCCGGTTGTACTTCGATTCTTGCTCTTGATTCTTGAGAAGATAACAAAGAGGGTTGAGTTGGGTTACATTTTAAAAAACTCAAAGGAGATGGGTTATGGTTATTTGTTGTCAACGGTGCGAACAATTCATTTGTTCATGACGGTTTTTGGGTTGATTTTGGTTCAATTAGTTGTTTTCTGTATTTTGGAGTGGCATAATATGGATGCAATGGATGGACTTAGTAGTTATGAGAAGACGGTTGGTAGTTTTTTCCAAGTTGTGAATGCTAGATACGCCGGTGAAGCTGTTTTTGATCTTTCAAAGATATCTCCTGCAATCTTGGTGGGATTCATTGGTTTGAT GTACCTTCCACCATTAACAACATATTCGCCGGTCCAAGATAAAGAAAATAGGCAAACAAGAGAACAAAAGAAGAGTTTTGTGGAGTATATTCTATTTTCACAACTCACTTATTTGTTCATCTTTACAATTCTCATTTGTATGTCTGAACGAAGAAAAATGGACGCTGATCCCATCAACTTCAGTGTGCTTAACATCGCCTTCGAGGTTTTCAG TGCATATGGAAATGTTGGATTGTCAACATGCTATAGTTGTCAACGGCAAATTAACTCTGTGGGGCATTGCAAAGAAGCATGGTATGGATTTGCAGGAAGATGGAGTAAGAATGGGAAATATTTGCTTATTTTGGTTATGTTTGTAGGAAGACTCAAGAATTTCAACAAAAATGGTGGTAGATTTTGGAATCTTTCATAA
- the LOC139901815 gene encoding uncharacterized mitochondrial protein AtMg00810-like, whose product MLYLLVYVDDIILTSNHSSVITSFIKRLHHEFAIKDLSKLSYFLGLEVAYTDSGLFLSQAKYAHDILVRAQLLDSKPISTPLPTAASFTNEGIPFEDPTYYRSLVGALQYLTITRPDISYAVNQVSQFLQAPTIDHLQDVKRIIRYIKGTIHYGLTFYHSPKASLLGYSDADWARCIETRRSTYGYSIFLGGNLVSWSAKKQPTVARSSCESEYRALANTAAEIVWITHLLRELYILPPDRPTILCDNKSALFLSQNPISHKRAKHIDIDYHFVRELVTSGKLYTKFVPTNLQLSDIFTKSLPRPLFESFRSKLQIGPPPIRLRGGINGELAQQVTTET is encoded by the coding sequence ATGCTTTATCTTCTtgtctatgttgatgatattattctAACAAGTAATCACTCTTCCGTTATTACTAGCTTTATTAAACGTCTTCATCACGAGTTTGCTATTAAAGATCTTAGCAAACTAAGCTATTTTTTGGGTCTTGAGGTTGCATATACTGACTCGGGTTTGTTTCTCAGTCAAGCTAAATATGCACATGATATTCTAGTACGTGCTCAGCTTCTTGATAGTAAACCTATTTCCACGCCTTTGCCAACTGCTGCTTCGTTTACCAATGAAGGGATTCCCTTTGAGGATCCGACTTATTATCGCTCGCTTGTTGGAGCTTTGCAATATCTCACTATTACTCGTCCGGACATTTCTTATGCAGTTAATCAAGTTAGTCAATTTCTTCAAGCTCCGACCATTGATCATCTTCAAGATGTTAAACGCATTATTCGTTACATCAAAGGTACGATACATTATGGCTTAACTTTTTATCATTCTCCAAAGGCCTCTCTTCTTGGTTATTCTGATGCTGATTGGGCTCGCTGTATTGAAACAAGACGATCTACTTACGGGTACTCCATCTTTCTTGGAGGTAATTTAGTTAGTTGGAGTGCTAAAAAGCAACCTACTGTTGCTCGGTCCAGCTGTGAATCTGAGTATCGGGCATTGGCCAACACTGCGGCTGAGATTGTGTGGATTACGCATCTTTTGCGTGAACTTTATATTTTGCCTCCTGATCGTCCCactattttatgtgataataagagtgctttgtttctcagTCAGAATCCTATTTCTCACAAACGTGCTAAACACATCGATATAGACTATCATTTTGTACGTGAGTTAGTTACTTCCGGGAAATTGTATACGAAATTTGTGCCGACCAATCTTCAGCTCAGTGATATCTTCACTAAGAGTTTGCCTCGGCCTTTGTTTGAGTCCTTTCGTTCCAAGCTTCAAATTGGCCCGCCACCTATTCGCTTGAGGGGGGGTATTAACGGTGAACTTGCTCAACAAGTCACCACCGAGACTTAG